Genomic segment of Geminocystis herdmanii PCC 6308:
TAGGGGTATTTTCATCAATGCCATTATTTTCCGAAGCATTGGGAGACGATTCCCCAAAATTTGACAAAGTTATCCCATTCTGATCCAAATTATACCCTAAAAAGAGATCATTTAAAAACAAATTAAGAGATATTTCTTCTCGATAATGAATAACCACACAAGAAGCCAATACATTAAAACGATAACTTTTAACTCCTTCTATCACCCCTAAACGTTTTTCCCAATCATCTTGTAAAGCCTTTGTTAAAAGGGGAGTGCGGAGGCGGATTCTTCCCTTGATAGCATGAATAAGAGAATAATCAGTGTTATCAGGAGAAATAGAATTAAGACTTGTATAGTTAGTTAATAGCATGGAAACCGTGATAATATGTTATTATGATTAAATCTTTTAAAAATCTTGCTACAGAAGATATTTTTAATGGGAAAAATAGTAAATTAGCTAGAAAAATTTGTCCTCAAAATCTTTAACAAATAGTAAGAAGAAAATTAGAGAAAAATATTAGTTGATAATGAGATTAAACTATTAATTTAGTAATTATTTTAATTATTAGATAATGTCCAATCTTGTATTTGTAAATTAGGTATTTTAGAAAAATCTTTTTGATTGCGTGTCACTACAACACCTCCAAAAGCTAAGGCAATACTACTGATTCTCAAATCTTGACTACCAATACGAATAGATTTTAAATCTTGAAAAATATTATAGGCATTTTCATCAAAATCTAAAACAGTAATACTGTCAAAAAAATGAATGGTTAATTTTA
This window contains:
- a CDS encoding type II toxin-antitoxin system VapC family toxin, whose product is MTLYILDTDTISLFQRNHPVIVSKIKGIEFANITTTIITVEEQLKGRLNSIQKAKSQPIISTAYRNLKLTIHFFDSITVLDFDENAYNIFQDLKSIRIGSQDLRISSIALAFGGVVVTRNQKDFSKIPNLQIQDWTLSNN